In one window of Arachis ipaensis cultivar K30076 chromosome B06, Araip1.1, whole genome shotgun sequence DNA:
- the LOC107605421 gene encoding BTB/POZ domain-containing protein NPY1 isoform X1: MKFMKLGSKPDALKADGKSVRYVSSELATDITITVGEVKFCLHKFPLLSKSNRLQKLVSKVDEENSDEIYLDDFPGGPKAFEVCAKFCYGMTVTLNPYNVVAARCAAEFLEMTEDIDKGNLIFKIEVFLNSSIFRSWKDSIIVLQTTKALLPWSEDLKIIGRCIDSIASKTSVDPGNITWSYTYNRKLTEPDNIVEETSQEKVKHVPRDWWVEDICELDIDLYRRVMITVKSKGRMDGVVIGEALKIYAIRWLPESVDELVSGAHAQRYKTLVETIVCLLPSDNGVGCSCSFLLKLLKVAILVEADESSREELMKSISLKLHEASVKDLLIPARSPQSTMFDVDLVQGLLNRYMSEEKDGLNLEANEKKDKVNDESLLRSMSLLNVGKLVDGYIREISHDPNLSLASFIALLQSIPKSARPNHDGLYRAIDIYLKEHPGLTKAEKKNICGLMDVKKLTIDASMHAAQNDRLPLRVIVQVLYFEQVKASAIPQSINNVPHGPSNADSNGDDECKQTEGESCQYLDNQVCHLKEGELCKNGKLNKKNSKNSRSGTQLLPSRSRRIFDKLWNVGKGQAENRSSETSGSSNSPASIVPGDTKSSGSSLRHRRHSIS; the protein is encoded by the exons atgaagtttATGAAGTTGGGATCAAAGCCTGATGCCCTTAAAGCTGATGGAAAATCTGTCAG GTATGTGTCATCTGAATTGGCTACAGATATCACAATCACTGTAGGTGAAGTTAAGTTTTGCCTTCACAAG TTCCCTCTACTGTCCAAGAGCAATCGATTACAGAAGTTGGTATCGAAGGTTGATGAAGAGAATTCTGATGAAATATACTTGGATGACTTCCCTGGAGGACCGAAGGCCTTCGAAGTTTGCGCAAAATTCTGCTATGGAATGACAGTTACTCTAAATCCTTATAATGTAGTGGCTGCTCGTTGTGCTGCGGAGTTCCTTGAGATGACTGAAGATATCGATAAAGGAAACTTGATTTTCAAGATTGAGGTGTTTTTGAACTCTAGTATCTTTCGTAGCTGGAAAGATTCGATAATTGTTCTCCAAACAACAAAGGCTCTTCTTCCATGGTCTGAGGATCTGAAGATCATTGGGAGATGCATTGATTCCATTGCTTCAAAGACTTCAGTGGACCCAGGCAACATCACTTGGTCTTACACTTATAACCGGAAATTAACAGAACCGGATAATATTGTGGAGGAGACATCCCAAGAGAAAGTTAAGCATGTTCCAAGGGATTGGTGGGTTGAAGATATATGTGAATTGGACATTGATCTTTATAGAAGAGTGATGATTACAGTGAAATCAAAGGGAAGAATGGATGGTGTTGTGATTGGGGAGGCACTAAAAATCTATGCCATAAGATGGTTACCCGAGTCTGTAGATGAATTGGTGTCTGGTGCCCACGCCCAGAGGTACAAAACCTTGGTAGAAACCATTGTGTGTCTGCTGCCGAGTGATAATGGCGTTGGTTGTTCATGTAGCTTCTTGCTCAAGTTATTGAAAGTGGCAATACTAGTTGAAGCTGATGAGTCATCGAGAGAAGAGTTGATGAAGAGCATCAGCCTGAAATTACATGAAGCTTCTGTGAAAGACTTGTTGATTCCAGCAAGGTCTCCTCAAAGTACTATGTTTGATGTTGATTTAGTACAAGGTCTTTTGAATCGATACATGAGTGAAGAAAAGGACGGCCTTAATTTGGAAGCCAATGAGAAGAAAGATAAAGTAAATGATGAATCTCTTTTGAGGAGTATGTCCTTGTTGAATGTTGGCAAGTTGGTTGATGGTTATATCAGAGAAATTTCGCACGATCCGAATCTCAGCCTCGCTAGTTTTATTGCTTTGTTGCAGTCAATTCCAAAGTCTGCTAGGCCAAATCATGATGGTTTGTACAGAGCTATTGATATCTACTTGAAG GAGCACCCTGGTCTGACAAAAGCTGAAAAAAAGAACATATGTGGACTCATGGATGTCAAAAAATTAACCATTGATGCGTCGATGCACGCCGCTCAAAATGATCGTCTTCCTCTCCGAGTTATAGTGCAGGTTCTCTATTTTGAGCAGGTCAAAGCTTCTGCCATCCCTCAATCCATTAATAACGTTCCACACGGCCCTTCAAATGCTGACTCAAACGGAGACGACGAATGCAAACAAACTGAGGGTGAGAGCTGTCAATACCTTGACAACCAAGTATGTCACTTGAAAGAAGGAGAGTTGTGCAAGAATGGAAAGTTGAACAAGAAGAATAGCAAGAACAGCCGGAGTGGCACGCAGTTGTTGCCTTCTCGGTCGAGGAGGATCTTCGATAAGTTGTGGAATGTGGGAAAAGGGCAGGCAGAGAATAGGAGTTCAGAGACTTCAGGGAGTTCTAATAGCCCAGCTTCAATAGTTCCTGGGGACACCAAGTCTTCTGGTTCATCTTTAAGACATCGGAGGCATTCTATATCTTAG
- the LOC107605421 gene encoding BTB/POZ domain-containing protein NPY1 isoform X2 produces MSYMHVKLYVSSELATDITITVGEVKFCLHKFPLLSKSNRLQKLVSKVDEENSDEIYLDDFPGGPKAFEVCAKFCYGMTVTLNPYNVVAARCAAEFLEMTEDIDKGNLIFKIEVFLNSSIFRSWKDSIIVLQTTKALLPWSEDLKIIGRCIDSIASKTSVDPGNITWSYTYNRKLTEPDNIVEETSQEKVKHVPRDWWVEDICELDIDLYRRVMITVKSKGRMDGVVIGEALKIYAIRWLPESVDELVSGAHAQRYKTLVETIVCLLPSDNGVGCSCSFLLKLLKVAILVEADESSREELMKSISLKLHEASVKDLLIPARSPQSTMFDVDLVQGLLNRYMSEEKDGLNLEANEKKDKVNDESLLRSMSLLNVGKLVDGYIREISHDPNLSLASFIALLQSIPKSARPNHDGLYRAIDIYLKEHPGLTKAEKKNICGLMDVKKLTIDASMHAAQNDRLPLRVIVQVLYFEQVKASAIPQSINNVPHGPSNADSNGDDECKQTEGESCQYLDNQVCHLKEGELCKNGKLNKKNSKNSRSGTQLLPSRSRRIFDKLWNVGKGQAENRSSETSGSSNSPASIVPGDTKSSGSSLRHRRHSIS; encoded by the exons ATGAGTTATATGCATGTGAAATT GTATGTGTCATCTGAATTGGCTACAGATATCACAATCACTGTAGGTGAAGTTAAGTTTTGCCTTCACAAG TTCCCTCTACTGTCCAAGAGCAATCGATTACAGAAGTTGGTATCGAAGGTTGATGAAGAGAATTCTGATGAAATATACTTGGATGACTTCCCTGGAGGACCGAAGGCCTTCGAAGTTTGCGCAAAATTCTGCTATGGAATGACAGTTACTCTAAATCCTTATAATGTAGTGGCTGCTCGTTGTGCTGCGGAGTTCCTTGAGATGACTGAAGATATCGATAAAGGAAACTTGATTTTCAAGATTGAGGTGTTTTTGAACTCTAGTATCTTTCGTAGCTGGAAAGATTCGATAATTGTTCTCCAAACAACAAAGGCTCTTCTTCCATGGTCTGAGGATCTGAAGATCATTGGGAGATGCATTGATTCCATTGCTTCAAAGACTTCAGTGGACCCAGGCAACATCACTTGGTCTTACACTTATAACCGGAAATTAACAGAACCGGATAATATTGTGGAGGAGACATCCCAAGAGAAAGTTAAGCATGTTCCAAGGGATTGGTGGGTTGAAGATATATGTGAATTGGACATTGATCTTTATAGAAGAGTGATGATTACAGTGAAATCAAAGGGAAGAATGGATGGTGTTGTGATTGGGGAGGCACTAAAAATCTATGCCATAAGATGGTTACCCGAGTCTGTAGATGAATTGGTGTCTGGTGCCCACGCCCAGAGGTACAAAACCTTGGTAGAAACCATTGTGTGTCTGCTGCCGAGTGATAATGGCGTTGGTTGTTCATGTAGCTTCTTGCTCAAGTTATTGAAAGTGGCAATACTAGTTGAAGCTGATGAGTCATCGAGAGAAGAGTTGATGAAGAGCATCAGCCTGAAATTACATGAAGCTTCTGTGAAAGACTTGTTGATTCCAGCAAGGTCTCCTCAAAGTACTATGTTTGATGTTGATTTAGTACAAGGTCTTTTGAATCGATACATGAGTGAAGAAAAGGACGGCCTTAATTTGGAAGCCAATGAGAAGAAAGATAAAGTAAATGATGAATCTCTTTTGAGGAGTATGTCCTTGTTGAATGTTGGCAAGTTGGTTGATGGTTATATCAGAGAAATTTCGCACGATCCGAATCTCAGCCTCGCTAGTTTTATTGCTTTGTTGCAGTCAATTCCAAAGTCTGCTAGGCCAAATCATGATGGTTTGTACAGAGCTATTGATATCTACTTGAAG GAGCACCCTGGTCTGACAAAAGCTGAAAAAAAGAACATATGTGGACTCATGGATGTCAAAAAATTAACCATTGATGCGTCGATGCACGCCGCTCAAAATGATCGTCTTCCTCTCCGAGTTATAGTGCAGGTTCTCTATTTTGAGCAGGTCAAAGCTTCTGCCATCCCTCAATCCATTAATAACGTTCCACACGGCCCTTCAAATGCTGACTCAAACGGAGACGACGAATGCAAACAAACTGAGGGTGAGAGCTGTCAATACCTTGACAACCAAGTATGTCACTTGAAAGAAGGAGAGTTGTGCAAGAATGGAAAGTTGAACAAGAAGAATAGCAAGAACAGCCGGAGTGGCACGCAGTTGTTGCCTTCTCGGTCGAGGAGGATCTTCGATAAGTTGTGGAATGTGGGAAAAGGGCAGGCAGAGAATAGGAGTTCAGAGACTTCAGGGAGTTCTAATAGCCCAGCTTCAATAGTTCCTGGGGACACCAAGTCTTCTGGTTCATCTTTAAGACATCGGAGGCATTCTATATCTTAG
- the LOC107605421 gene encoding BTB/POZ domain-containing protein NPY1 isoform X3: MTVTLNPYNVVAARCAAEFLEMTEDIDKGNLIFKIEVFLNSSIFRSWKDSIIVLQTTKALLPWSEDLKIIGRCIDSIASKTSVDPGNITWSYTYNRKLTEPDNIVEETSQEKVKHVPRDWWVEDICELDIDLYRRVMITVKSKGRMDGVVIGEALKIYAIRWLPESVDELVSGAHAQRYKTLVETIVCLLPSDNGVGCSCSFLLKLLKVAILVEADESSREELMKSISLKLHEASVKDLLIPARSPQSTMFDVDLVQGLLNRYMSEEKDGLNLEANEKKDKVNDESLLRSMSLLNVGKLVDGYIREISHDPNLSLASFIALLQSIPKSARPNHDGLYRAIDIYLKEHPGLTKAEKKNICGLMDVKKLTIDASMHAAQNDRLPLRVIVQVLYFEQVKASAIPQSINNVPHGPSNADSNGDDECKQTEGESCQYLDNQVCHLKEGELCKNGKLNKKNSKNSRSGTQLLPSRSRRIFDKLWNVGKGQAENRSSETSGSSNSPASIVPGDTKSSGSSLRHRRHSIS; encoded by the exons ATGACAGTTACTCTAAATCCTTATAATGTAGTGGCTGCTCGTTGTGCTGCGGAGTTCCTTGAGATGACTGAAGATATCGATAAAGGAAACTTGATTTTCAAGATTGAGGTGTTTTTGAACTCTAGTATCTTTCGTAGCTGGAAAGATTCGATAATTGTTCTCCAAACAACAAAGGCTCTTCTTCCATGGTCTGAGGATCTGAAGATCATTGGGAGATGCATTGATTCCATTGCTTCAAAGACTTCAGTGGACCCAGGCAACATCACTTGGTCTTACACTTATAACCGGAAATTAACAGAACCGGATAATATTGTGGAGGAGACATCCCAAGAGAAAGTTAAGCATGTTCCAAGGGATTGGTGGGTTGAAGATATATGTGAATTGGACATTGATCTTTATAGAAGAGTGATGATTACAGTGAAATCAAAGGGAAGAATGGATGGTGTTGTGATTGGGGAGGCACTAAAAATCTATGCCATAAGATGGTTACCCGAGTCTGTAGATGAATTGGTGTCTGGTGCCCACGCCCAGAGGTACAAAACCTTGGTAGAAACCATTGTGTGTCTGCTGCCGAGTGATAATGGCGTTGGTTGTTCATGTAGCTTCTTGCTCAAGTTATTGAAAGTGGCAATACTAGTTGAAGCTGATGAGTCATCGAGAGAAGAGTTGATGAAGAGCATCAGCCTGAAATTACATGAAGCTTCTGTGAAAGACTTGTTGATTCCAGCAAGGTCTCCTCAAAGTACTATGTTTGATGTTGATTTAGTACAAGGTCTTTTGAATCGATACATGAGTGAAGAAAAGGACGGCCTTAATTTGGAAGCCAATGAGAAGAAAGATAAAGTAAATGATGAATCTCTTTTGAGGAGTATGTCCTTGTTGAATGTTGGCAAGTTGGTTGATGGTTATATCAGAGAAATTTCGCACGATCCGAATCTCAGCCTCGCTAGTTTTATTGCTTTGTTGCAGTCAATTCCAAAGTCTGCTAGGCCAAATCATGATGGTTTGTACAGAGCTATTGATATCTACTTGAAG GAGCACCCTGGTCTGACAAAAGCTGAAAAAAAGAACATATGTGGACTCATGGATGTCAAAAAATTAACCATTGATGCGTCGATGCACGCCGCTCAAAATGATCGTCTTCCTCTCCGAGTTATAGTGCAGGTTCTCTATTTTGAGCAGGTCAAAGCTTCTGCCATCCCTCAATCCATTAATAACGTTCCACACGGCCCTTCAAATGCTGACTCAAACGGAGACGACGAATGCAAACAAACTGAGGGTGAGAGCTGTCAATACCTTGACAACCAAGTATGTCACTTGAAAGAAGGAGAGTTGTGCAAGAATGGAAAGTTGAACAAGAAGAATAGCAAGAACAGCCGGAGTGGCACGCAGTTGTTGCCTTCTCGGTCGAGGAGGATCTTCGATAAGTTGTGGAATGTGGGAAAAGGGCAGGCAGAGAATAGGAGTTCAGAGACTTCAGGGAGTTCTAATAGCCCAGCTTCAATAGTTCCTGGGGACACCAAGTCTTCTGGTTCATCTTTAAGACATCGGAGGCATTCTATATCTTAG
- the LOC107605422 gene encoding 3-hydroxyisobutyryl-CoA hydrolase-like protein 2, mitochondrial: MQRLKTLLPEKCRFSLRTLCSHPRAFSAQVHHHIDDDHDDPQRQILVEGRAKSRAAILNRPSSLNALTTSMVARLKRLYDSWEENSDIGFVLMKGSGRAFCSGADVVRLYNSLNEGNVEEAEQFLRTLYSFAYLQGTYLKPHVAILDGITMGCGAGISLPGMYRVVTDKTIFSHPEAQIGFHPDSGASYYLSRLPGYLGEYLALTGDKLNGVEMIACHLATHFTLNARLPWLEERLGKLITDDPSIVETSLAQYGDIVYPDKSSVLHKIDTIDRCFCHDTMEEIIEALAKEAAESYDEWCISTLRKIREASPLSLKITLESIREGRFETLDQCLAREYRISLRGISKQFSSDFFEGVRARMVDKDFTPKWDPPSLKDVSDDMVQSYFSPFNEVESELVLPTALREPYM; this comes from the exons ATGCAACGTTTGAAAACTCTGCTGCCTGAAAAATGTAGATTCTCTCTTCGCACACTATGCTCTCATCCTCGAGCTTTCTCTGCTCAAGTGCACCACCATATCGATGATGATCACGATGATCCCCAACGGCAg ATTTTGGTTGAAGGAAGAGCGAAATCGAGAGCAGCTATACTCAACAGGCCATCTTCACTGAATGCGCTCACAACTTCAATG GTTGCTAGGCTTAAGAGGCTGTATGATTCGTGGGAAGAAAATTCTGACATTGGCTTTGTCTTAATGAAG GGTAGTGGCAGAGCTTTCTGTTCTGGTGCAGATGTTGTTAGGCTGTATAACTCACTGAATGAAG GAAATGTTGAAGAAGCTGAACAGTTTCTCAGAACATTATATTCATTCGCATATCTTCAAGGGACATATCTTAAGCCACAT GTAGCTATTCTCGATGGAATAACAATGGGATGTGGAGCTGGAATTTCTCTTCCGGGGATGTATCGTGTGGTTACTGATAAAACT ATTTTTTCACACCCAGAGGCTCAGATAGGTTTCCACCCTGATTCAGGAGCTTCTTATTATTTATCTCGTTTACCTGGATACCTAG GGGAATACTTGGCCCTTACAGGAGATAAGCTAAATGGTGTAGAAATGATTGCTTGTCACCTTGCTACTCACTTTACACTAAATGCG AGGCTTCCTTGGCTTGAAGAACGCCTAGGAAAATTGATCACAGATGATCCTTCTATTGTGGAGACATCTCTTGCCCAGTATGGAGATATTGTTTACCCAGACAAAAGCAGTGTCCTTCACAA GATTGATACTATTGATCGATGTTTCTGTCATGATACAATGGAGGAAATTATTGAAGCTTTG GCCAAGGAAGCAGCTGAGTCTTATGATGAATGGTGTATATCAACTCTTAGGAAGATTAGAGAAGCATCTCCATTGAGTTTGAAAATTACTTTAGAATCT ATACGTGAAGGTAGATTTGAAACACTAGATCAATGTCTGGCACGTGAGTACCGGATATCCCTTCGTGGAATTTCCAAGCAGTTCTCCTCTGATTTCTTTGAG GGTGTTAGAGCAAGAATGGTTGATAAAGATTTTACCCCCAAG TGGGATCCACCTAGTTTAAAGGATGTATCAGATGACATGGTTCAATCATATTTCTCTCCGTTCAACGAAGTAGAGTCTGAACTGGTATTACCGACGGCATTGCGAGAACCTTACATGTGA